One uncultured Carboxylicivirga sp. genomic window, ATTGTAAAGATTTAACAAATCAGCAATTAGTTATCATCAAGTATCATTTAGTCTACATTTTAAATAACTAAATAAATCTAAGTATGAGCAACAAACGAGTTTACACCTTCGGTAATGGTAAAGCCGAAGGAAGATCTGATATGAAAAATCTCCTGGGTGGAAAAGGTGCCAACCTTGCCGAAATGAATCTGATAGGAGTTCCTGTCCCTGCAGGTTTTACCATTACTACTGATACATGTACAGAATATAACGAAATGGGTCGCGATAAAATCGTTGGCTTGTTACGCAGTGAAGTAAAAGAAGCAATGAAAAAAGTCGAAGAAACCATGAATATGGGATTCGGCTCAAAAGATAATCCTCTTTTAGTATCTGTTCGTTCCGGAGCACGAGTTTCAATGCCGGGTATGATGGATACAGTTCTTAACCTTGGAATGAATGATGAATCAGTTTTGGCAGTAGCTAAAAAATCAGGTAATGAGCGTTTTGCCTGGGATTCATACCGTCGTTTTGTTCAAATGTATGGCGATGTTGTTTTGGGTATGAAACCTGAATCAAAAGAAGATATTGATCCATTTGAAGAGATAATGGATGAGGTGAAAGAAGCTAAAGGTGTAGAAAATGATACTGATTTAGGTGTAGAAGATTTAAAAGAACTGGTTGCTAAATTCAAGGCGGCTGTTAAAAAAGTTACTGGACATGATTTCCCTGTTGATCCTTGGGAACAACTTTGGGGTGCTGTTGCCGCTGTATTTGACAGCTGGATGAATCCAAGGGCTATTTATTATCGCCAGATCAATCAGATTCCTGCAGAATGGGGTACAGCCGTAAATGTTCAGGCAATGGTATTTGGTAACATGGGAGAGAATTCTGGTACAGGTGTTGCTTTTACCCGTGATGCTGCAACTGGTGAAAATATCTTTAATGGTGAATATCTGATTGATGCACAGGGTGAGGATGTTGTTGCTGGAGTTCGTACACCTCAGCAAATTACTAAAGAAGGATCTCTTCGTTGGGCTAAGTTGGCTAAAGTATCTGAAGAAGAAAGAGCATCAAAATATCCTTCGCTGGAAGAAGCGATGCCAGCAGCTTATGCAGAACTTTTTGAAGTGCAGGAAAAACTCGAAGCTTATTTTAAAGATATGCAGGATTTGGAGTTCACCATTCAGGATGGTAAGCTTTGGATGTTGCAAACCCGTAATGGAAAGCGTACTGCTGCAGCTATGGTTAAAATTGCAATGGATATGCTTCGTGAAGGAATGATCGACGAAAAAACAGCAGTTCTTCGTCAGGAACCTAATAAATTAGATGAATTGTTGCACCCTGTGTTTGATATGGATGCAATGGTAAAAGCTACAGTGTTGGCAACAGGGCTACCAGCATCGCCGGGTGCTGCTACTGGTCAGTTGGTTTTCCACGCTGATGAAGCCGGTAAATTCCCGGTTACAATCCTGGCTCGTATCGAAACTTCTCCTGAAGATTTGGAAGGTATGGATATTGCACAAGGTATCTTAACTGCCCGAGGTGGTATGACTTCACACGCAGCTGTTGTTGCCCGTGGTATGGGTAAGTGTTGTGTATCAGGTGCCGGTGAGTGTAAAATTGATGCTAAAGCCCGTACTTTAACAGCTTCAGGTAAAACATTTAAAGAAGGCGACTGGATTTCATTGAATGGATCAACTGGTGATATTTATGAAGGAAAGATTGCAACCAAAGATCCTGAGCTAAGCGGCGATTTTGCTGAAATAATGGAATTAGCTG contains:
- the ppdK gene encoding pyruvate, phosphate dikinase, producing MSNKRVYTFGNGKAEGRSDMKNLLGGKGANLAEMNLIGVPVPAGFTITTDTCTEYNEMGRDKIVGLLRSEVKEAMKKVEETMNMGFGSKDNPLLVSVRSGARVSMPGMMDTVLNLGMNDESVLAVAKKSGNERFAWDSYRRFVQMYGDVVLGMKPESKEDIDPFEEIMDEVKEAKGVENDTDLGVEDLKELVAKFKAAVKKVTGHDFPVDPWEQLWGAVAAVFDSWMNPRAIYYRQINQIPAEWGTAVNVQAMVFGNMGENSGTGVAFTRDAATGENIFNGEYLIDAQGEDVVAGVRTPQQITKEGSLRWAKLAKVSEEERASKYPSLEEAMPAAYAELFEVQEKLEAYFKDMQDLEFTIQDGKLWMLQTRNGKRTAAAMVKIAMDMLREGMIDEKTAVLRQEPNKLDELLHPVFDMDAMVKATVLATGLPASPGAATGQLVFHADEAGKFPVTILARIETSPEDLEGMDIAQGILTARGGMTSHAAVVARGMGKCCVSGAGECKIDAKARTLTASGKTFKEGDWISLNGSTGDIYEGKIATKDPELSGDFAEIMELADKFRKIDVRTNAETERDAKVAREFGAQGIGLCRTEHMFFEGERLIRMREMILADDETGRRKALDKLLPIQRQDFKDVLNTMIGFPVTIRLLDPPLHEFVPHEEENQESMAKEMGVSVDVIKKKVEDLHEFNPMLGHRGCRLGNTYPEITEMQARAILEAALELKAEGKPTFPEIMIPLVGTVKELKMQEKIVREVADKVFKEKGMKVDYMVGTMIEIPRAALTADEIAEVAQFFSFGTNDLTQMTFGYSRDDAGKFLPVYLKQGILKNDPFQVLDQEGVGQLVHTGIERGRKTNPILKVGICGEHGGEPSSVEFCVKAGMNYVSCSPFRVPIARLAAAQASLR